In Monodelphis domestica isolate mMonDom1 chromosome 3, mMonDom1.pri, whole genome shotgun sequence, the following proteins share a genomic window:
- the LOC103102565 gene encoding mucin-16-like, whose translation MLLCISQDKSAPSSAPAPEINKMAGLASHFFDNKLELYKEMDDFAEHSWCLLTAAVFGMPTFSRSFTVTSNVSFPRPVQNGTATKFLCGHWKTPTTPSLDRKKIYWELSNQTQGITRLGAYTLDNKSLYLDAGGPNFEPFTLKFTITNMRYTADMGERGSSIFISTERVLQRLLSSLFEKSSLGSQDFASKLTLLRPMKEGRATLVHFTCIHRRDPASPVLDREKIYCELSYLTWSITRLGPYTLEKDSLYLNGYNHLAVAPTKMRECLYWKGNSSFILPFIFKTDWISW comes from the exons ATGCTGCTCTGTATTAGTCAAGACAAATCTGCCCCCTCCTCTGCTCCAGCTCCTGAAATCAATAAAATGGCAGGTCTGGCCTCCCACTTTTTTGACAATAAGCTTGAACTCTACAAAGAAATGGATGACTTTGCAGAGCATTCATGGTGCCTTCTCACTGCAGCTGTTTTTGGCATGCCTACGTTTTCTAGATCCTTCACAGTTACCTCCAATGTGTCCTTTCCCAGGCCCGTACAGAATGGGACAGCAACCAAATTCCTGTGTGGCCACTGGAAAACTCCCACCACCCCTAGCCTGGACAGGAAGAAGATTTATTGGGAGCTGAGCAATCAGACCCAAGGTATCACCAGGCTGGGTGCCTATACCCTGGACAATAAGAGCCTCTATCTCGATG CTGGAGGTCCCAACTTTGAGCCTTTCACACTGAAGTTCACCATCACCAACATGAGGTACACAGCAGACATGGGGGAAAGGGGCTCCAGCATATTCATCTCCACTGAGAGAGTGCTGCAGCGCCTG cTCAGTTCCTTGTTTGAAAAGAGCAGCCTTGGCTCTCAGGATTTTGCAAGCAAATTGACCTTACTGAG gcctatgaaggagggaagagcaacCCTAGTTCATTTCACTTGCATCCATCGGAGAGATCCTGCCAGCCCTGTCCTAGATAGAGAAAAAATTTACTGCGAGTTGAGCTATCTGACCTGGAGCATCACCAGGCTGGGCCCCTACACATTAGAGAAGGATAGCCTCTACCTCAATG gtTACAATCATTTGGCCGTGGCCCCCACCAAAATGCGTGAGTGTCTCTATTGGAAAGGGAATAGTTCCTTCATTTTACCCTTCATCTTCAAGACTGATTGGATTTCCTGGTGA